A stretch of Mastacembelus armatus chromosome 1, fMasArm1.2, whole genome shotgun sequence DNA encodes these proteins:
- the LOC113128578 gene encoding CD209 antigen-like protein A isoform X1, which produces MNYENAPSQSLASKGHRDEDGALTPATRGTKVFKIVAVSFGLLCILQAAVNISLRLAHFSDNSDNETAGTKYSCRNVTEEIDQMKQKLTNFEYYHQQGWLYFRSSFYYISSVSKSWYESRKYCLLKGADLVIINSKEEQDFTRTFQKVMWLGLTDRTKRRMWKWVDGTALTISYWHSGEPNNFEGKIEDCAEIRFYDVENSWNDIPCNDQNFWICEKTVTL; this is translated from the exons ATGAACTATGAGAATGCACCATCCCAAAGTCTTGCCTCAAAGGGCCATCGTGATGAAGATGGTGCACTGACTCCTGCCACGCGAG GGACAAAAGTCTTCAAGATAGTTGCTGTGAGTTTTGGACTTCTGTGTATCTTACAAGCTGCGGTCAACATTTCTCTGCGTCTTGCACACT TTTCAGACAATTCTGATAATGAGACAGCAGGTACCAAATACAGCTGCAGAAACGTGACTGAAGAGATTGAccagatgaaacaaaaactgactAATTTTG AGTACTATCATCAACAAGGATGGCTGTATTTCCGCTCTAGCTTCTATTATATTTCTTCTGTCTCAAAATCCTGGTATGAGAGCAGAAAATACTGCTTGTTAAAAGGTGCAGACTTGGTGATTATCAACAGCAAAGAAGAACAG GACTTTACAAGAACATTTCAGAAGGTTATGTGGCTTGGTCTCACTGACAGAACGAAAAGGAGAATGTGGAAATGGGTGGATGGCACAGCACTGACCATAAG ctaCTGGCACAGTGGGGAGCCCAACAATTTTGAAGGCAAAATTGAAGACTGTGCAGAAATAAGGTTCTATgatgtagaaaacagctggaatGACATACCATGCAATGATCAAAACTTCTGGATCTGTGAAAAAACAGTGACTCTCTAA
- the LOC113128578 gene encoding CD209 antigen-like protein A isoform X2, producing MNYENAPSQSLASKGHRDEDGALTPATRGTKVFKIVAVSFGLLCILQAAVNISLRLAHYNSDNETAGTKYSCRNVTEEIDQMKQKLTNFEYYHQQGWLYFRSSFYYISSVSKSWYESRKYCLLKGADLVIINSKEEQDFTRTFQKVMWLGLTDRTKRRMWKWVDGTALTISYWHSGEPNNFEGKIEDCAEIRFYDVENSWNDIPCNDQNFWICEKTVTL from the exons ATGAACTATGAGAATGCACCATCCCAAAGTCTTGCCTCAAAGGGCCATCGTGATGAAGATGGTGCACTGACTCCTGCCACGCGAG GGACAAAAGTCTTCAAGATAGTTGCTGTGAGTTTTGGACTTCTGTGTATCTTACAAGCTGCGGTCAACATTTCTCTGCGTCTTGCACACT ACAATTCTGATAATGAGACAGCAGGTACCAAATACAGCTGCAGAAACGTGACTGAAGAGATTGAccagatgaaacaaaaactgactAATTTTG AGTACTATCATCAACAAGGATGGCTGTATTTCCGCTCTAGCTTCTATTATATTTCTTCTGTCTCAAAATCCTGGTATGAGAGCAGAAAATACTGCTTGTTAAAAGGTGCAGACTTGGTGATTATCAACAGCAAAGAAGAACAG GACTTTACAAGAACATTTCAGAAGGTTATGTGGCTTGGTCTCACTGACAGAACGAAAAGGAGAATGTGGAAATGGGTGGATGGCACAGCACTGACCATAAG ctaCTGGCACAGTGGGGAGCCCAACAATTTTGAAGGCAAAATTGAAGACTGTGCAGAAATAAGGTTCTATgatgtagaaaacagctggaatGACATACCATGCAATGATCAAAACTTCTGGATCTGTGAAAAAACAGTGACTCTCTAA
- the LOC113128577 gene encoding CD209 antigen-like protein D: MQQMETLDYINERPRHQQKRSRDRNPTGKGVIQLLFISFGVLCITQAILNVVLRLTLYVGKELNYLNCSSDNFCHYKTLQERVIALTRDISLLEESNSKLNNMLRTVREERDRLKMQLNDQSCCQCPADWMKINSRCYFLSRVSKNWEESRKDCQSKGADLVVINSAEEQTAIYRLNGESVLLFWIGLYNLDGTFKWVDGSALTVSFWQLGQPDGDPTNRQDCVESYHLNPVLANWNDAPCEKIQRWLCEKDPSSSS, from the exons ATGCAGCAAATGGAGACACTGGATTATATTAATGAGCGACCAAGACATCAGCAGAAACGCAGCAGGGACAGAAATCCAACAG GAAAAGGAGTAATTCAGCTGCTTTTTATCAGCTTTGGTGTGCTGTGTATTACGCAAGCCATTCTCAATGTTGTTTTACGCCTCACAT tGTACGTTGGAAAGGAACTGAACTACTTGAACTGCAGCTCAGATAATTTTTGTCATTACAAAACATTACAAGAAAGAGTCATAGCCTTGACCAGAGACATCAGCCTGCTTGAAGAGAGCAACAGTAAACTCAACAACATGTTAAGGACagtgagggaggagagagacaggctGAAAATGCAGCTGAACG ATCAAAGTTGTTGTCAGTGTCCTGCAGACTGGATGAAGATCAACTCCAGGTGCTACTTCCTCTCCAGAGTGAGTAAGAACTGGGAGGAAAGCAGAAAGGACTGCCAGAGTAAAGGAGCCGACCTGGTGGTGATTAACAGTGCAGAGGAGCAG ACAGCCATATACCGTCTGAATGGCGAAAGTGTCCTCTTGTTCTGGATTGGTCTGTATAACCTGGATGGGACTTTTAAATGGGTGGATGGATCTGCACTGACCGTGTC GTTTTGGCAGTTGGGTCAGCCAGATGGTGATCCTACAAACAGACAGGACTGTGTGGAGTCGTATCACTTGAACCCAGTGCTGGCCAACTGGAATGATGCCCCCTGTGAAAAAATACAGCGCTGGTTGTGCGAGAAAGATCCATCTAGCAGTTCATAG